One window of the Camelina sativa cultivar DH55 chromosome 1, Cs, whole genome shotgun sequence genome contains the following:
- the LOC104699660 gene encoding probable transcription-associated protein 1, producing MEDVKPMETPTTSDQSLTPAAPVGNGQLNPSTRSFKIITESPLVVMFLFQLYSRLVQTNIPHLLPLMVAAISVPGPENVPSHLKPQFIELKGAQVKTVSFLTYLLKSCAEYIRPHEESICKSIVNLLVTCSDSASIRKELLVSLKHVLGTDFKRGLFPLIDTLLDERVLVGTGRACFESLRPLAYSLLAEIVHHVRGDLSLAQLSRIIYLFSRNMHDSTLSLSIHTTCARLMLNLVEPIFEKGVDQQSMDEARILLGRILDAFVGKFSTFKRTIPQLLEEGEVGKDRVTLRSKLELPVQVICVISYTGGFFSE from the exons ATGGAAGATGTGAAGCCTATGGAGACGCCTACGACTTCTGATCAGTCCCTTACCCCTGCCGCACCTGTTGGGAATGGGCAGCTTAACCCCAGTACTCGGTCATTCAAGATCATCACAGAGAGCCCCCTTGTTGTTATGTTCCTTTTTCAGCTGTATAGCCGACTCGTTCAGACCAACATTCCTCATTTACTTCCGCTGATGGTTGCTGCTATATCTGTCCCTGGACCTGAGAATGTCCCTTCACATTTGAAGCCTCAGTTCATAGAATTGAAGGGTGCACAGGTTAAG acggtttcttttttaacttatttgttaaaaagttgTGCCGAATATATCCGACCGCATGAAGAAAGCATATGCAAAAGCATTGTAAATTTGCTTGTGACCTGTTCAGATTCTGCATCCATCAGAAAG GAACTCTTAGTTTCATTAAAGCATGTTCTTGGGACGGATTTCAAGAGAGGCTTATTTCCTCTTATTGACACTCTTTTAGATGAGAG GGTTCTAGTTGGAACTGGGCGAGCATGTTTCGAGTCTTTGAGGCCTTTGGCTTACAGTCTACTCGCGGAAATCGTTCACCATGTTCGCGGAGATCTTTCTCTTGCTCAG TTATCTCGGATCATCTACCTATTTTCAAGAAACATGCACGACTCTACCCTCTCTCTTAGCATCCATACAACATGTGCCAGGCTGATGCTGAATCTG GTAGAACCAATCTTTGAGAAAGGTGTTGATCAGCAGTCAATGGATGAAGCACGGATTTTACTG GGACGTATCCTGGATGCCTTTGTGGGAAAATTCAGTACTTTCAAGCGTACTATTCCTCAG CTTTTGGAGGAGGGTGAGGTGGGAAAGGATCGGGTCACTTTAAGGTCGAAGCTTGAACTTCCTGTCCAGGTAATTTGTGTCATCTCTTATACTGGTGGCTTTTTTAGTGAATAA
- the LOC104699670 gene encoding transformation/transcription domain-associated protein-like, with protein sequence MIINFLIRVALVIEPKDRETNTMYKQALDLLSQALEVWPNANVKFNYLEKLLSSMPPSQSDPSTALAQGLDVMNKVLEKQPHLFIRNNISQISQILEPCFKHKMLDAGKSLCSLLKMVFTAFPLDAVNTPPDIKLLYQKVNELINKHVNTVTAPQASGDDNSFGSISFVLLVIKTLAKVHKNFVDSYVLVRILQRLARDLGSAVGSHPRQGQRPDSDSAVTSSRQTADVGAVICNIKSVLELIDETVMLIADCKRSVTQILNTLLSEKGTDASVLLCILDMIKRWVEDDFSKTGTSGLSGSFLTQKDVVTFLNKLSYIDKQHFSSDALEEWDQKYLQLLYGLCADSTKYPLGLRQEVSLKVERHFMLGLRASDPEMRRKFFLLYHESLGKNLFARLQYIIQIQDWEALSDVFWLKQGLDLLLAILVEDKPISLAPNSARVLPLLPSDSPGIQHQAPANLEGPEEVTAMFDSIVMKHAQFLSATSKLQVADVVIPLRELAHTDANVAYHLWVLVFPIVWVTLLKEEQVALAKPMISLLSKDYHKKQQGHRPNVVQALLEGLQLSHPQPRMPSELIKYIGKTYNAWHLALALLESHVMLFMNDTKCAESLAELYRLLNEEDMRFGLWKKRSITAETRAGLSLVQHGFWQRAQSLFYQAMVKATQGTYNNTVPKAEMCLWEEQWLHCASQLSQWDALVDFGKSIENYEILLDSLWKLPDWAYLKDHVIPKAQVEETPKLRLVQSYFALHDRNSNGVGDAENTVGKGVDLALEQWWQLPEMSVHARVPLLQQFQQLVEVQESARIHVDIANGSKGTGNVAVGGLGNRYADLKDILETWRLRTPNEWDNMTVWYDMLQWRNEMYNVVIDAFKDFATSNSPLHHLGFRDKAWNVNKLARIARKQGLYDVCVQILEKMYGHSTMEVQEAFVKIREQAKAYLEMKGERASGLNLINSTNLEYFPDKIKAEIFRLKGDFHLKLNDTESANIAYSNAITLFKNLPKGWISWGSYCDMAYQETQEEIWLEYAVSCFLQGIRFGVSNSRSHIARVLYLLSFDTVNEPVGRVFDKHLEQVPHWVWLSWIPQLLLSLQRTEAPHCKLVLLKIAAVFPQALYYWLRTYLLERRDAVNKSELSRLVLAQRMQQNASGASAGHGGSNLPSETQIHQGSQISGPSGTHDSGNAHGQDSDRSTAENNVHTGSDQPMHQSSSGINDNNENTARRNVASLAISAAGAFDAAKDIMEALRGKHNNLASELEVLLTEIGSRFVTLPEERLLAVVNALLHRCYKYPTATTAEVPQPLKKELSGVCRACFSADAVTKHVEFVKEYKQDFERHLDPESTSTFPDTLAELTARLKKWKNILQSNVEDRFPAVLRLEDESRVLRDFSVVDVEIPGQYFADQEIAPDHTVKLDRVGADVPIVRRHGSSFRRLTLIGSDGSQKHFIVQTSLTPNARSDERILQLFRVMNQMFDKHKESRRRHIGIHTPIIIPVWSQVRMVEDDLMYNTFLEVYENHCARNDREADLPITHFKEQLNQAISGQISAEAIGDLRLQAYIDITKTLVNDSIFSQYMYKTLMSGSHMWAFKKQFAVQLAVSSFMSFMLQIGGRSPNKVLFAKNTGKMFQTDFHPAYDANGMIEFNEPVPFRLTRNMQAFFSQFGVEGLLMSSMCSAAQAVISSKQNEHLRYQLAMFFRDELLSWFGRRPLGVPIPPVGGIATLNSAELKHKVNANVEDVIGRIRGIAPQYFSEEDENTVEPPQSVQRGVNELVEAALSPRNLCMMDPTWHPWF encoded by the exons ATGATCATTAATTTTCTCATAAGA GTAGCATTGGTAATTGAACCTAAGGACAGAGAAACCAACACCATGTACAAACAAGCGTTAGATTTGCTTTCACAAGCTTTGGAGGTTTGGCCAAATGCCAATGTCAAGTTCAACTATTTAGAAAAACTGCTGAGCAGCATGCCACCATCTCAGTCAGATCCGTCAACAGCACTTGCTCAGGGATTGGATGTCATGAACAAAGTTCTGGAGAAGCAGCCTCATCTTTTCATTAGGAACAACATCAGCCAGATTTCGCAG ATTCTTGAACCGTGTTTCAAACACAAGATGCTCGATGCTGGTAAATCATTGTGCTCCTTGCTGAAGATGGTCTTCACTGCATTCCCCCTGGATGCCGTCAATACACCTCCTGACATAAAGCTATTGTACCAGAAAGTCAATGAGCTAATAAACAAACATGTGAATACTGTTACTGCTCCACAAGCTTCAGGAGATGATAACTCTTTTGGTTCAATAAGCTTTGTACTTCTTGTCATCAAAACCTTGGCCAAGGTGCATAAAAACTTTGTTGATTCATATGTGTTGGTGCGTATCCTTCAGCGCCTTGCACGGGACCTGGGATCAGCAGTGGGTTCTCATCCTAGACAA GGCCAGCGACCAGACTCGGATTCTGCAGTAACTTCTTCTCGTCAAACTGCTGATGTTGGAGCAGTCATATGTAATATAAAGTCGGTCTTGGAACTTATTGATGAAACGGTCATGCTTATAGCAGATTGCAAAAGATCTGTTACTCAAATTTTGAACACATTGCTTTCCGAAAAGGGTACAGATGCTAGTGTGCTTCTCTGCATACTAGACATGATAAAAAGGTGGGTTGAGGATGATTTCAGCAAAACAGGCACATCTGGTTTGTCTGGTTCTTTCCTTACCCAAAAGGATGTAGTTACTTTTCTCAATAAGCTTTCTTATATTGATAAGCAACACTTCTCATCTGATGCTTTGGAAGAGTGGGATCAGAAGTATCTTCAGCTGTTATATGGACTTTGTGCCGATTCAACAAA GTATCCTCTGGGCCTACGACAAGAGGTCTCTCTGAAAGTTGAAAGACATTTTATGCTTGGTTTAAGGGCAAGTGATCCTGAGATGAGAAGGAAGTTCTTCTTGTTATATCACGAGTCACTTGGAAAAAATTTGTTCGCGCGGTTGCAGTACATTATTCAAATTCAGGATTGGGAAGCTTTAAGTGATGTATTTTGGCTCAAACAAGGTCTTGATCTCCTTTTAGCTATCTTAGTTGAGGACAAGCCAATTAGCCTGGCCCCAAATTCCGCGAGGGTACTACCACTTTTACCTTCAGATAGTCCTGGAATACAGCATCAAGCTCCTGCTAACTTAGAGGGTCCCGAAGAAGTTACTGCAATGTTTGACAGTATAGTTATGAAGCATGCACAATTTCTGAGCGCGACCAGCAAACTTCAG GTGGCTGATGTGGTCATCCCTTTAAGGGAGCTGGCTCACACGGATGCCAATGTTGCATATCATTTGTGGGTCTTGGTATTTCCAATTGTATGGGTAACCCTGCTCAAGGAAGAACAGGTAGCATTGGCTAAACCTATGATTTCTCTACTATCGAAGGACTACCATAAGAAGCAGCAAGGACACCGGCCAAATGTTGTTCAAGCACTTCTGGAAGGGCTTCAGTTGAGCCACCCTCAACCTAGGATGCCTAGTGagcttatcaaatatattggaAAAACGTACAATGCGTGGCATCTCGCATTGGCGTTGCTAGAGAGCCATGTGATGTTGTTCATGAATGACACAAAATGTGCTGAGTCTCTTGCTGAGCTTTATCGTTTGTTAAATGAAGAAGATATGAGATTTGGGTTGTGGAAGAAGAGATCCATCACTGCTGAAACGAGAGCTGGACTTTCATTAGTTCAGCATGGTTTTTGGCAGCGTGCCCAGAGCCTCTTTTACCAGGCAATGGTTAAGGCAACCCAAGGCACGTATAACAACACAGTCCCTAAAGCAGAAATGTGTCTGTGGGAGGAGCAGTGGCTCCACTGCGCCAGTCAGCTTAGTCAATGGGATGCCCTGGTAGATTTTGGAAAAAGCATTGAGAATTATGAAATACTGCTTGATAGTCTTTGGAAATTACCCGATTGGGCATATTTGAAGGATCACGTTATACCAAAGGCACAAGTGGAAGAGACTCCAAAGCTTCgtttggttcaatcttattttGCCCTTCATGACAGAAATTCAAATGGTGTTGGAGATGCCGAAAACACAGTGGGGAAAGGCGTTGATCTTGCCTTGGAACAGTGGTGGCAGTTGCCTGAAATGTCTGTTCATGCTAGAGTGCCTCTATTGCAGCAATTCCAACAACTAGTTGAGGTTCAGGAGTCTGCTAGAATTCATGTTGACATCGCAAATGGGAGTAAAGGCACAGGAAATGTTGCAGTTGGTGGACTTGGAAATCGTTATGCAGATCTGAAGGATATTCTTGAGACTTGGAGGCTGAGGACTCCAAATGAATGGGATAATATGACAGTCTGGTACGATATGCTACAGTGGAGGAATGAAATGTATAATGTTGTTATTGATGCATTTAAGGACTTTGCTACTTCAAATTCTCCACTTCATCACCTTGGTTTTCGTGACAAAGCATGGAATGTCAATAAGCTTGCCAGGATAGCTCGGAAACAAGGGCTTTATGATGTTTGTGTTCAGATTCTTGAAAAAATGTATGGACACTCAACTATGGAAGTACAG GAAGCTTTTGTTAAAATTAGAGAGCAAGCAAAAGCATATCTGGAAATGAAGGGAGAGCGTGCTAGTGGTCTTAATCTGATCAATAGCACAAATTTGGAGTATTTTCCAGATAAGATCAAAGCAGAGATATTTCGTCTGAAGGGGgattttcatttgaaattaaATGACACCGAAAGTGCTAATATTGCATATTCCAATGCTATCACCCTGTTCAAGAATTTACCCAAAGGATGGATAAGCTGGGGAAGCTATTGTGATATG GCATACcaagaaacacaagaagaaatatGGCTTGAATATGCTGTCAGTTGCTTTCTTCAGGGTATAAGATTTGGAGTTTCCAATTCCAGAAGTCATATAGCTCGTGTTCTTTATCTTCTTAGCTTTGATACAGTGAATGAGCCTGTTGGCAGAGTGTTTGATAAACACTTAGAGCAAGTTCCTCACTGGGTATGGCTTTCTTGGATCCCACAGCTGTTACTTTCCCTACAAAGAACAGAAGCACCCCATTGCAAATTGGTTTTATTGAAAATTGCTGCAGTTTTcccacag GCTCTCTATTACTGGTTGCGCACATACTTGCTGGAACGACGTGATGCAGTAAATAAATCCGAACTTAGCAGATTGGTTTTGGCTCAAAGAATGCAGCAAAATGCCTCTGGTGCAAGTGCAGGCCACGGTGGAAGCAATTTACCATCGGAAACTCAAATCCATCAAGGCAGTCAAATTAGCGGGCCCAGTGGAACACATGACAGTGGTAATGCACATGGGCAAGATAGTGACCGCTCCACTGCGGAAAATAATGTCCATACCGGGAGTGATCAACCGATGCACCAAAGCAGCTCCGGTATCAATGATAACAATGAAAACACAGCGAGGCGGAATGTTGCATCCCTAGCAATCTCTGCAGCGGGAGCTTTTGACGCTGCTAAAGATATCATGGAAGCTCTTAGGGGTAAACATAACAATTTAGCCAGTGAACTCGAG GTTCTTCTCACAGAAATAGGTTCAAGATTCGTTACATTACCGGAAGAAAGACTGCTGGCGGTTGTGAATGCTCTGTTGCATCGTTGTTACAAGTATCCAACTGCTACCACTGCCGAGGTTCCCCAACCACTCAAAAAAGAGCTGTCGGGTGTCTGCAGAGCTTGTTTCTCAGCAGATGCTGTAACCAAGCATGTCGAATTTGTGAAAGAGTACAAACAGGATTTTGAGCGTCACCTTGATCCGGAAAGTACATCTACATTTCCAGACACACTCGCTGAGCTGACGGCGCGACTGAAAAAGTGGAAAAATATTCTTCAGAGCAATGTTGAAGATAGGTTTCCGGCTGTGTTAAGATTGGAAGATGAGAGCAGGGTTTTGCGTGACTTCAGTGTTGTTGATGTGGAGATACCAGGGCAGTACTTTGCTGACCAG GAAATCGCACCTGATCATACAGTAAAGTTGGATAGGGTTGGAGCAGACGTTCCTATCGTTCGAAGGCATGGAAGCAGCTTCAGGCGGTTGACTCTGATTGGCTCTGATGGCTCGCAAAAGCACTTTATAGTCCAGACATCATTGACGCCTAATGCTAGAAGTGATGAACGCATCTTGCAGCTTTTCCGTGTAATGAATCAAATGTTTGATAAGCATAAAGAATCAAGACGGCGACACATTGGAATTCACACTCCAATCATCATTCCTGTCTGGTCTCAG GTCCGGATGGTTGAGGATGATCTCATGTACAACACTTTCCTTGAGGTCTATGAGAATCACTGTGCACGAAATGACCGGGAGGCAGATCTTCCAATTACCCACTTTAAGGAGCAACTTAATCAAGCTATATCAGGGCAAATCTCAGCAGAGGCAATAGGAGATCTTCGTCTGCAGGCTTATATAGACATCACAAAAACTTTGGTCAATGACAGTATCTTCTCTCAGTACATGTACAAGACGTTGATGAGCGGAAGCCATATGTGGGCTTTCAAGAAACAATTTGCAGTCCAGCTAGCTGTCTCCAGTTTCATGTCCTTCATGCTACAAATCGGTGGGAGGTCCCCGAACAAGGTCTTGTTTGCAAAAAACACTGGGAAAATGTTCCAGACAGATTTTCACCCTGCTTATGACGCCAACGGGATGATAGAATTTAACGAACCCGTGCCTTTCCGCCTCACAAGGAACATGCAAGCATTCTTCTCTCAGTTTGGGGTCGAAGGTCTCCTCATGTCATCCATGTGTTCAGCAGCTCAAGCAGTAATCTCCTCCAAG CAAAACGAACATCTACGGTATCAGCTTGCTATGTTCTTCCGTGATGAATTGCTGTCTTGGTTTGGAAGAAGACCTCTTGGTGTGCCGATTCCTCCTGTTGGAGGAATTGCTACACTGAACTCAGCGGAGCTGAAGCACAAAGTTAACGCCAATGTGGAAGATGTCATTGGACGGATCAGAGGAATAGCCCCACAGTACTTTTCGGAAGAG gATGAGAACACGGTTGAGCCGCCGCAGTCAGTGCAAAGAGGTGTGAACGAGTTGGTGGAGGCAGCCTTGTCGCCTCGCAAC